A genomic stretch from Komagataeibacter xylinus includes:
- a CDS encoding inositol monophosphatase family protein → MSALPAGFPRDAVLEAALAAADVARSVVLPFFRRGVMAHDKADASPVTIADRTAERAIRAVLSERLPGFGLMGEEFGLEGGESPYRWVIDPIDGTRAFLTGRPTFGTLIALLHNDVPLLGIIDQPVTGERWIGLRGEATRFIATLPGTPRTRACADVGQAELSCTAPEILDAPHRPGFDALARAARRTSWGGDCYAYGLLALGQIDIIAECTMKIWDWAALVPVVEGAGGSMTDWAGRPLRADGDGTVLALGNAGLLPHVSGLLVPGARAG, encoded by the coding sequence ATGAGCGCCCTGCCCGCCGGTTTCCCGCGTGATGCGGTGCTCGAGGCCGCCCTTGCCGCTGCTGATGTGGCCCGCAGCGTGGTGCTGCCTTTCTTCCGCCGTGGGGTCATGGCCCATGACAAGGCCGATGCCAGTCCTGTCACCATTGCCGACCGCACGGCGGAGCGCGCGATTCGGGCGGTATTGTCCGAGCGGCTGCCCGGTTTTGGCCTCATGGGCGAGGAATTCGGCCTTGAAGGGGGCGAGAGCCCGTATCGCTGGGTCATCGACCCGATCGATGGCACCCGCGCCTTCCTGACCGGTCGGCCCACCTTTGGCACGCTCATCGCGCTGCTGCATAATGATGTGCCGCTGCTTGGCATCATCGACCAGCCGGTCACGGGCGAGCGCTGGATTGGCCTGCGGGGCGAGGCCACGCGTTTCATTGCCACCCTGCCTGGCACGCCGCGCACGCGGGCCTGTGCTGACGTGGGGCAGGCTGAACTTTCCTGCACGGCGCCTGAAATTCTTGATGCCCCGCACCGCCCCGGTTTTGATGCGCTGGCGCGGGCCGCAAGGCGCACGAGCTGGGGAGGTGACTGCTATGCCTACGGCCTGCTGGCACTGGGGCAGATCGACATCATTGCCGAATGCACCATGAAGATATGGGACTGGGCCGCACTCGTGCCGGTGGTGGAGGGCGCTGGCGGCTCCATGACCGACTGGGCGGGCAGACCCCTGCGTGCCGATGGCGATGGCACGGTGCTCGCACTGGGTAATGCTGGCCTCCTGCCACATGTAAGCGGCCTGCTTGTGCCGGGGGCGCGTGCAGGCTGA
- a CDS encoding cytochrome c family protein, translating to MDSTRLNQIGVACLIAVGVLGASWGIARTAVPEPLPVKAGVAIPHPAAPAPGASIDDLVAKASVEKGHALADRQCAMCHSMAPNGPSIIGPGLFGVFGTHVGDIPGYDFSDALKAHKDETWTNATLSAWLKGPADYASGTKMSFPGIASETDRADVIAYLRSLKPETP from the coding sequence ATGGACAGTACACGCCTTAACCAGATCGGGGTTGCCTGCCTCATTGCCGTGGGGGTGCTTGGCGCAAGCTGGGGTATTGCCCGCACGGCCGTGCCCGAACCCCTGCCCGTGAAGGCTGGCGTGGCCATACCGCACCCGGCAGCCCCCGCGCCGGGCGCCTCCATTGACGATCTCGTAGCCAAGGCCAGCGTGGAAAAGGGTCATGCCCTGGCCGACAGGCAGTGCGCCATGTGCCACAGCATGGCGCCCAATGGCCCCTCCATCATCGGGCCGGGCCTGTTTGGCGTGTTTGGCACGCATGTGGGCGATATTCCCGGCTATGACTTCTCGGACGCGCTCAAGGCGCACAAGGACGAGACCTGGACCAACGCCACCCTTTCCGCCTGGCTCAAGGGCCCTGCCGATTACGCCTCAGGCACCAAGATGTCGTTTCCCGGCATTGCCTCCGAGACCGACCGCGCGGACGTGATCGCCTATCTGCGCTCGCTCAAGCCGGAGACCCCCTGA
- a CDS encoding MATE family efflux transporter yields MTRPTTSFGAEFRSILAIAGPMGLSQFTQMLMGLTDDVLLGSLGAAALAIGGLATGTFFTLNAILAAMIEAGGILLSQARGRQDHASLGTIITSMLVVAIMLCGPELFCLYHIDRLLAWLHEPEAIRAPVTGFVHILMWAVPPALLGQGVLTTALPVMGAQGILMRVMPCITVVNGVLNATLIHGWFGLPALGLHGSAVATVITLWCMPVILLAFMARRPELRTALRPRAHDWGHTGALLRTGLPMLAAAMAEVTLFQANSFEAAKLGNAGLAAFQIMLGIGMQCFVLYLAMAQASNIRVGYWTGRNDPAMVRRAAGAGMVLGMGVACVTTLILALGRQTIIGFYLDAALPDNTQAVQLALTLLLIGAAFQVPDALQAIATGILRGQGDTTIPMVLAIIGYWGLGFPAGIFLAFDQGMGVQGLWYGIGIGLVTVFVLHGTRILWRMKRTERKG; encoded by the coding sequence ATGACGCGTCCAACCACATCCTTCGGGGCGGAATTCCGTTCCATCCTTGCCATTGCCGGACCGATGGGCCTGTCACAGTTCACCCAGATGCTGATGGGGCTGACCGATGACGTACTGCTCGGCAGCCTTGGCGCCGCAGCGCTTGCCATTGGCGGGCTGGCCACGGGCACGTTCTTCACGCTCAACGCCATCCTTGCCGCCATGATCGAGGCAGGCGGCATCCTGCTCTCGCAGGCGCGCGGGCGGCAGGACCACGCAAGCCTTGGCACCATAATCACCTCCATGCTCGTGGTTGCCATCATGCTGTGCGGGCCGGAACTGTTCTGCCTATACCATATCGACCGGCTTCTGGCATGGCTGCACGAGCCCGAGGCCATCCGCGCGCCAGTGACCGGTTTCGTGCATATCCTGATGTGGGCGGTGCCGCCTGCGCTGCTGGGTCAGGGCGTGCTGACCACGGCGCTGCCGGTCATGGGGGCGCAGGGCATCCTCATGCGGGTGATGCCGTGCATTACGGTCGTGAACGGGGTGCTGAACGCAACGCTCATCCATGGCTGGTTTGGCCTGCCCGCGCTGGGGCTGCACGGCTCGGCGGTGGCAACTGTCATTACCCTGTGGTGCATGCCCGTCATTCTGCTGGCCTTCATGGCACGCAGGCCCGAACTACGCACGGCGCTGCGCCCGCGCGCGCATGACTGGGGGCATACGGGGGCACTGCTGCGCACCGGCCTGCCCATGCTGGCAGCCGCGATGGCGGAGGTCACGCTGTTTCAGGCCAACAGTTTCGAGGCCGCCAAACTGGGCAATGCAGGGCTTGCGGCATTCCAGATCATGCTGGGCATCGGCATGCAGTGCTTCGTGCTGTATCTGGCCATGGCGCAGGCGAGCAACATACGCGTAGGCTACTGGACGGGGCGCAACGACCCGGCCATGGTCCGCCGTGCCGCCGGTGCGGGCATGGTGCTGGGCATGGGGGTGGCCTGCGTGACCACGCTCATCCTGGCGTTGGGGCGGCAGACCATCATTGGCTTCTATCTTGATGCGGCCCTGCCCGACAACACGCAGGCGGTGCAACTGGCGCTCACGCTGCTGCTGATCGGCGCGGCCTTTCAGGTGCCAGACGCCCTGCAGGCCATCGCCACGGGCATCCTGCGTGGGCAGGGTGATACCACCATCCCCATGGTGCTGGCCATTATCGGCTACTGGGGGCTCGGCTTTCCCGCCGGCATATTCCTTGCCTTTGACCAGGGCATGGGCGTACAGGGCCTGTGGTATGGCATAGGCATCGGGCTGGTGACGGTATTCGTGCTGCATGGCACGCGCATCCTGTGGCGGATGAAACGGACGGAGCGAAAAGGATAG
- the smpB gene encoding SsrA-binding protein SmpB, which produces MASKNKGSGMISTGIAAQNRKGRFNYSILETVEAGLVLKGPEVKSLRMGRATINEAYAGERNGELWLINSYIPEYQGGVLSRFEPRAPRKLLLHKKQVDKLLGETARNGVTLVPLDIHFNSRGLAKLTLGVGEGRKKEDKRHAIAERDWARDKARLLRNKGRED; this is translated from the coding sequence ATGGCCAGCAAAAATAAAGGCAGCGGCATGATCTCGACCGGGATCGCAGCACAGAACCGCAAGGGCCGCTTCAACTACTCCATTCTTGAAACGGTGGAAGCGGGGCTGGTGCTCAAGGGACCGGAAGTCAAAAGCCTGCGCATGGGGCGCGCCACCATCAACGAGGCCTATGCCGGCGAACGCAATGGGGAGTTGTGGCTGATCAACAGCTACATCCCCGAATATCAGGGCGGCGTGCTGTCACGTTTCGAGCCGCGTGCCCCGCGCAAGCTGCTCCTGCACAAGAAACAGGTGGACAAGCTGCTCGGCGAGACCGCGCGTAACGGCGTGACCCTGGTGCCACTGGACATTCACTTCAACAGCCGTGGCCTTGCCAAACTGACCCTGGGCGTGGGTGAGGGCCGCAAGAAGGAAGACAAGCGCCACGCCATAGCCGAGCGCGACTGGGCCCGTGACAAGGCCCGCCTGCTGCGCAACAAGGGCCGCGAAGACTAA
- a CDS encoding restriction endonuclease subunit S, with the protein MKCDDSLPPSWPVVPLGALVECLDAGRVPLNHAQRALRPGRVPYHGASGVTGHVDQALFDGALVLLGEDGAPFSDPTRDVAFFHEGPLWAGNHVHVLRPRAGVDGRFLAHALNTLSYGPYVEGATRAKLTRARMNSLPVPCPSLACQRLVANRLEERLQRIDAQLRLLDGLDALAREQVQAAIAQAMGAAYGTRRLLGHVFDITGGGTPATTRPAYWGDDVTWLTPADLPPGRPGWIARGQRGLSAAGLAACRATMVPAGALVVSTRAPVGRVGLGCGPLAVSQGCKALVPRDEMDLRYAALALWAAGPELRRRAGGSVFPEVDTLTLASLELTLPPLACQRRVAQAVWARLEQVTAQAEEQQRMRRLLREYRIAARRAAMGTGPYS; encoded by the coding sequence ATGAAATGCGATGACAGCCTGCCCCCGTCATGGCCCGTGGTGCCGCTTGGCGCTCTGGTTGAATGCCTTGATGCAGGCCGTGTGCCCCTTAACCACGCGCAGAGGGCGCTCCGTCCGGGGCGGGTGCCCTACCATGGGGCCAGTGGCGTGACCGGGCATGTCGATCAGGCACTGTTTGATGGCGCGCTCGTGCTGCTTGGTGAGGACGGCGCGCCTTTTTCCGATCCCACGCGTGATGTCGCGTTCTTTCATGAAGGGCCGTTATGGGCAGGCAACCATGTGCATGTACTGCGCCCGCGCGCAGGCGTGGATGGCCGCTTTTTGGCGCATGCCCTCAATACCCTCTCATACGGTCCGTATGTGGAAGGCGCCACCCGCGCCAAGCTGACGCGTGCACGCATGAACAGCCTGCCCGTTCCGTGCCCTTCCCTTGCCTGCCAGCGCCTTGTAGCCAACCGGCTGGAAGAGCGCCTGCAACGCATTGACGCGCAGTTGCGCCTGCTGGACGGGCTTGACGCGTTGGCACGCGAGCAGGTTCAGGCCGCCATCGCGCAGGCCATGGGGGCAGCATACGGCACGCGGCGGCTGCTGGGACACGTGTTTGACATTACCGGCGGTGGCACACCTGCCACGACCCGGCCCGCCTACTGGGGCGATGATGTAACGTGGCTGACGCCAGCGGATCTGCCGCCTGGCCGACCGGGCTGGATTGCGCGCGGGCAGCGTGGCCTCTCGGCTGCGGGGCTGGCGGCGTGCCGGGCCACCATGGTGCCAGCGGGCGCACTTGTGGTTTCAACCCGCGCCCCTGTGGGCCGTGTGGGGCTGGGGTGCGGTCCGCTTGCGGTCAGCCAGGGGTGCAAGGCGCTGGTGCCGCGCGACGAGATGGACCTGCGCTACGCGGCGCTGGCATTATGGGCGGCAGGGCCGGAACTGCGCCGCCGCGCGGGGGGCAGCGTGTTCCCCGAGGTGGATACGCTTACGCTGGCCTCGCTGGAACTCACCCTGCCGCCGCTGGCCTGCCAGCGCAGGGTGGCGCAGGCGGTCTGGGCACGCCTGGAGCAGGTTACGGCACAGGCTGAGGAACAGCAGCGCATGAGGCGCCTGCTGCGCGAATACCGCATTGCCGCACGGCGGGCAGCGATGGGTACCGGGCCTTATTCATGA
- a CDS encoding 3-deoxy-manno-octulosonate cytidylyltransferase, with product MNPIVLIPARMASTRLPGKPLADIAGRPMIVHVLERAQVACIGPVAVATAERAIADVVEQAGGTAILTDPDLPSGSDRIWQALRTLDPTGVHDTVVNLQGDLPGIDPDCLRAVLRPLAESAVDIATLVAPVCDETEAKAASVVKVACAFGSDAPQAVARALYFSRMPIPWGAGPLWHHVGLYAYRRAALARFVSLPESGLEQREKLEQLRALEAGMTIGCTRIPTAPFGVDTPADLERARQILGAMA from the coding sequence ATGAACCCTATTGTCCTGATTCCGGCCCGGATGGCCTCGACCCGTCTGCCGGGCAAACCGCTTGCCGATATCGCAGGTCGTCCCATGATCGTGCATGTGCTCGAGCGCGCGCAGGTTGCCTGCATCGGCCCGGTTGCCGTTGCCACCGCCGAGCGCGCGATTGCCGATGTGGTGGAGCAGGCGGGCGGCACCGCCATCCTGACCGACCCCGACCTCCCCTCGGGCTCGGACCGCATCTGGCAGGCGCTGCGCACCCTCGATCCGACCGGCGTGCATGACACCGTCGTCAACCTGCAGGGCGACCTGCCGGGCATCGACCCCGACTGCCTGCGCGCCGTGCTGCGCCCGCTGGCCGAAAGTGCTGTGGATATCGCAACCCTGGTGGCACCCGTGTGCGATGAGACAGAGGCGAAAGCCGCCTCGGTGGTGAAGGTGGCCTGTGCCTTTGGCAGCGATGCGCCTCAGGCCGTGGCGCGCGCGCTGTATTTTTCGCGCATGCCCATACCGTGGGGAGCAGGGCCGCTGTGGCACCATGTGGGGCTGTACGCCTATCGCCGCGCAGCCCTCGCCCGCTTTGTCAGTCTGCCAGAAAGCGGGCTGGAACAACGCGAAAAGCTTGAACAGCTCCGCGCACTTGAGGCTGGCATGACCATTGGGTGCACCCGTATCCCTACAGCGCCTTTTGGCGTTGATACCCCCGCCGATCTTGAACGCGCGCGCCAGATTCTGGGAGCCATGGCATGA
- a CDS encoding prephenate dehydratase: MSAERIIAFQGRPGAYSDLACRTARPGWTTLPCQTFAQTIAAVHDGQAELAMLACENSLAGRVPDIHALLPQAGLFIVGEHFQRVEHCLLGIPGTKLGDARRLHTHPVAMAQVRGVITELGLEPVVEFDTAGAAEMVREWGRREDVAVASELAAELNGLEILRRNVEDAAHNTTRFYIASRRPDTLPPPGPDFMTTLLFRVNNQPGALYKALGGLATTGVNLTRLESYMLEGSFSATQFLMDVEGHPETPPLAEALRELSFFSERQEILGVYPASPFRRGA, from the coding sequence ATGAGCGCAGAACGCATCATCGCCTTTCAGGGCCGGCCCGGCGCCTATTCCGACCTGGCCTGCCGCACCGCCCGGCCGGGCTGGACCACGCTGCCGTGCCAGACCTTTGCCCAGACCATTGCCGCCGTGCATGACGGGCAGGCTGAACTGGCCATGCTGGCCTGCGAGAACAGCCTTGCAGGCCGCGTGCCCGACATTCACGCCCTGCTGCCGCAGGCGGGCCTGTTCATTGTAGGCGAGCATTTTCAGCGCGTGGAGCATTGCCTGCTGGGCATTCCCGGCACAAAACTGGGTGATGCAAGGCGGCTGCACACCCATCCGGTCGCCATGGCGCAGGTGCGCGGCGTGATTACCGAACTGGGGTTGGAGCCGGTTGTGGAGTTCGATACCGCCGGTGCGGCCGAGATGGTGCGCGAATGGGGCCGCAGGGAAGATGTGGCCGTGGCCTCCGAACTGGCAGCCGAACTCAACGGGCTTGAAATCCTGCGCCGCAACGTGGAGGACGCCGCCCATAACACCACGCGCTTCTACATCGCATCGCGCAGGCCCGATACGCTGCCACCACCGGGCCCAGATTTCATGACCACGCTGCTGTTCAGGGTCAACAACCAGCCCGGCGCGCTGTACAAAGCACTCGGCGGGCTGGCCACGACGGGCGTAAACCTGACCCGGCTGGAAAGCTACATGCTTGAAGGTTCGTTCTCGGCCACGCAGTTCCTGATGGATGTGGAGGGCCACCCCGAGACGCCCCCGCTGGCCGAAGCGCTGCGCGAGCTTTCATTCTTTTCGGAACGCCAGGAAATTCTGGGCGTCTATCCCGCATCTCCCTTCCGGCGGGGGGCATGA
- a CDS encoding TetR/AcrR family transcriptional regulator produces MPDTPPPRRGRGRPPKTARAPEGTRAMLVRAGVDLLTEKGFSATCVDDVLHATGISKGSFYYCFSSKEDFGQVLIEDYARSLNARLDLWLQEPDTPPLQRLLNFVHDVRANMQRHDFRRGCLIGNLGQEIDMLPDSFHGLLLTIMNGWEKRVNVCLLAGFGTRATAAQKRSCMQLARYFWIGWEGAVLRARMEHAPEPLDLFTTFYMAQAAQTLGIKPPACQPPATPRVSPAQPAPAQTAQAAN; encoded by the coding sequence ATGCCCGATACACCTCCCCCCCGGCGCGGTCGGGGCCGACCGCCCAAGACCGCCCGCGCACCCGAGGGCACACGCGCCATGCTGGTCCGCGCAGGCGTTGATTTACTGACAGAAAAAGGCTTTTCCGCCACCTGCGTCGATGACGTGCTGCACGCCACGGGCATCTCGAAGGGGTCGTTCTATTACTGCTTCAGCAGCAAGGAAGATTTCGGGCAGGTCCTGATCGAGGACTACGCCAGGTCGCTCAACGCCAGACTGGACCTGTGGCTGCAGGAGCCGGACACGCCCCCGCTGCAGCGCCTTCTCAACTTCGTGCATGATGTGCGTGCGAACATGCAGCGTCATGATTTTCGCCGGGGCTGCCTGATCGGCAATCTCGGGCAGGAAATCGACATGCTGCCCGATTCGTTTCATGGACTCCTGCTCACGATCATGAACGGGTGGGAAAAGCGGGTGAATGTCTGCCTGCTTGCAGGCTTTGGCACGCGGGCTACCGCCGCGCAGAAGCGCAGTTGCATGCAACTTGCCCGCTATTTCTGGATCGGGTGGGAAGGCGCGGTGCTGCGCGCCCGCATGGAGCATGCGCCCGAGCCGCTGGACCTGTTCACCACATTTTATATGGCGCAGGCAGCGCAGACCCTGGGGATCAAGCCGCCTGCATGCCAGCCACCCGCTACCCCGCGCGTATCGCCCGCACAGCCTGCGCCCGCGCAAACAGCTCAAGCAGCAAACTGA
- the serA gene encoding phosphoglycerate dehydrogenase — translation MTSPSTGHLSLPKDKIRILLLEGIHDSAVKLLKENGYENVTRLKTALEGEALQKALEGVHIVGIRSRTQLTREVIEKADRLIAIGCFCIGTNQVDLNAAREAGIPVFNAPYSNTRSVAELVMGEIVMLMRRIFPKSEECNAGIWKKSATNSWEVRGKTLGIVGYGSIGSQLSVLAEAFGMRVFYYDVIDKLVHGNATPVDTLETLLAQSDVVSLHVPQTPETAGMIGEAQIRAMKKGSFLINNARGNVVDLDALAAALKDGHLLGAAIDVFPKEPKQAGEPLETPLRGLDNVILTPHIGGSTAEAQERIGVEVARKLVDYSDIGSTLGAVNFPTVQLPENPHGTRFMHVHRNVPGIMLQINEIFSRESCNVTAQYLQTAGELGYVVVEADTGRDVEKDNRILDRLRELKGTLRARLLYKQQ, via the coding sequence ATGACCAGCCCATCCACCGGCCACCTTTCCCTTCCCAAGGACAAGATCCGCATCCTGCTGCTTGAGGGCATTCATGATAGTGCCGTTAAACTGCTGAAGGAAAACGGATACGAGAACGTCACCCGCCTCAAGACGGCGCTGGAAGGCGAAGCCCTGCAGAAGGCGCTGGAAGGCGTGCATATCGTGGGTATCCGCTCGCGCACGCAGCTCACGCGTGAGGTTATCGAGAAGGCCGACCGCTTGATCGCCATCGGCTGCTTCTGCATCGGCACCAACCAGGTTGACCTCAACGCCGCGCGTGAGGCCGGTATTCCCGTATTCAACGCGCCTTACAGTAACACGCGCTCGGTGGCCGAACTGGTCATGGGCGAGATCGTGATGCTGATGCGCCGCATCTTCCCCAAGTCGGAGGAATGCAATGCGGGTATCTGGAAGAAATCCGCCACCAACAGCTGGGAAGTGCGCGGCAAGACGCTGGGCATCGTAGGCTATGGCTCGATTGGCTCGCAGCTTTCCGTGCTGGCCGAAGCCTTTGGCATGCGCGTGTTCTATTACGACGTGATCGACAAGCTGGTGCACGGCAATGCAACCCCGGTCGATACGCTTGAAACCCTGCTGGCCCAGAGCGACGTGGTCAGCCTGCACGTGCCCCAGACCCCCGAGACCGCGGGCATGATTGGCGAGGCGCAGATCCGCGCGATGAAGAAGGGTTCCTTCCTCATCAACAATGCGCGCGGCAATGTGGTGGACCTCGATGCGCTGGCCGCCGCCCTGAAGGATGGCCACCTGCTGGGTGCTGCCATCGACGTGTTCCCCAAGGAGCCCAAGCAGGCAGGCGAGCCGCTGGAAACCCCGCTGCGTGGGCTGGATAACGTGATCCTGACGCCGCATATAGGTGGTTCCACGGCGGAAGCGCAGGAGCGCATCGGTGTGGAAGTGGCCCGCAAGCTGGTGGACTACTCCGATATTGGCTCCACGCTGGGTGCTGTGAACTTCCCCACCGTACAGCTGCCCGAAAACCCGCACGGCACGCGCTTCATGCATGTGCACCGCAACGTGCCGGGCATCATGCTGCAGATCAACGAGATCTTCTCCAGGGAGTCCTGCAACGTCACCGCGCAGTACCTGCAGACGGCGGGTGAACTGGGCTATGTGGTGGTCGAGGCCGATACCGGCCGTGATGTGGAAAAGGACAACCGCATCCTTGACCGCCTGCGCGAACTCAAGGGCACGCTGCGCGCCCGCCTGCTGTACAAGCAGCAGTAA
- a CDS encoding cold-shock protein yields MRSNRTDRSSRSPRRGGFDDDFMSSPSFGDRGAPPPRRSFGGGGGGPQIVASGPEISATVKWFNSEKGFGFVELSDGSGDVFLHANALNPTGHATVAPGTTLVVQIGQGPKGRQVASVLSVDESTAQPERPRGGGFGAAPGARAGFSRSGRPAPDLSHAQDMRGTVKWYNATKGFGFITPENGGKDIFVHASALERSGLSGLTEGQTANVQVVEGQKGPEAAALSVD; encoded by the coding sequence TTGAGAAGTAACAGGACCGACCGCAGCTCCCGCTCCCCGCGCCGCGGCGGGTTTGACGATGATTTCATGTCGTCGCCTTCATTTGGTGATCGCGGCGCCCCGCCGCCGCGCCGCTCCTTTGGTGGTGGAGGTGGTGGTCCCCAGATCGTCGCATCCGGGCCGGAGATCAGCGCCACTGTAAAGTGGTTCAATAGCGAAAAGGGCTTCGGCTTCGTTGAGCTGTCCGATGGTTCGGGTGACGTGTTCCTGCACGCCAATGCCCTGAACCCCACCGGGCATGCCACGGTTGCGCCGGGCACCACGCTGGTTGTGCAGATCGGTCAGGGCCCCAAGGGCCGACAGGTCGCCAGCGTCCTTTCCGTTGATGAAAGCACGGCACAGCCCGAGCGCCCGCGTGGCGGTGGCTTTGGCGCGGCTCCTGGCGCGCGCGCCGGGTTCTCGCGCTCAGGTCGCCCCGCTCCTGACCTGTCGCACGCGCAGGACATGCGCGGCACGGTCAAGTGGTATAACGCGACCAAGGGCTTCGGCTTCATCACGCCCGAGAACGGTGGCAAGGACATCTTTGTTCACGCATCCGCCCTTGAGCGTTCGGGCCTGTCCGGCCTGACGGAAGGCCAGACGGCAAACGTGCAGGTTGTTGAAGGCCAGAAAGGCCCCGAAGCAGCAGCCCTGTCGGTCGACTGA
- a CDS encoding superinfection immunity protein: MNIHVPSTYEVYRGWQSIQGTGLEIGTTLLVGAVLVLACSMVLFLLPTFIACRRKVHNAAVVAVVNCTLGMTGVGWVIALLMACLLETDASRHARLRRSEPATFLTVP; encoded by the coding sequence ATGAATATCCATGTCCCCTCCACCTATGAGGTCTACCGTGGCTGGCAGTCCATACAGGGCACCGGGCTGGAAATCGGCACGACCCTGCTTGTCGGCGCCGTGCTGGTACTGGCCTGCAGCATGGTGCTGTTCCTGCTGCCAACCTTCATTGCGTGCCGCCGCAAGGTACATAATGCGGCGGTCGTGGCAGTGGTGAACTGCACCCTGGGCATGACGGGGGTAGGGTGGGTGATCGCGCTGCTCATGGCCTGCCTGCTCGAGACCGATGCCAGCCGCCATGCGCGCCTGCGCCGGAGCGAACCGGCCACGTTCCTGACCGTGCCATAG
- the dapA gene encoding 4-hydroxy-tetrahydrodipicolinate synthase, which produces MFKGSMTALITPMNTDGSLDLPSMGRFIDWQIQQGTSALIPVGTTGESPTLTHDEHAKVVEFTIKSAAGRVPVIAGAGSNSTAEAVGMAQQAQKAGASAVLVVTPYYNKPTQEGVYRHFMAVADAISIPVILYNIPGRSVIDISVETMARLALHPNIIGVKDSTGDLLRPLLVRRAVKKQFNQISGEDGTTVSFLAAGGDGCISVTANVAPALCAQVQQSWNDGNVMDAMELQDRLLPLHDSLFCESNPVPVKFAASILGLMGETCRLPLAPLADASRVKVKAALDAVGLLD; this is translated from the coding sequence ATGTTCAAGGGTTCCATGACCGCCCTTATTACCCCCATGAATACGGATGGGTCGCTTGACCTGCCTTCCATGGGCCGCTTCATCGACTGGCAGATCCAGCAGGGCACATCCGCGCTGATACCCGTCGGCACCACGGGCGAAAGCCCGACGCTGACTCATGATGAGCATGCCAAAGTCGTTGAATTCACCATAAAATCCGCGGCCGGGCGCGTGCCGGTCATTGCTGGCGCCGGCTCCAACAGCACGGCCGAGGCCGTGGGCATGGCCCAGCAGGCGCAAAAGGCCGGGGCCTCGGCCGTGCTGGTGGTCACCCCCTATTACAACAAACCCACGCAGGAAGGGGTGTACCGCCACTTCATGGCCGTGGCCGATGCCATCAGCATTCCTGTAATCCTGTACAATATCCCGGGCCGCTCGGTCATCGACATCTCGGTCGAGACCATGGCGCGCCTGGCGCTCCACCCCAACATCATCGGGGTCAAGGATTCCACGGGCGACCTACTGCGCCCGCTGCTCGTGCGCCGTGCGGTGAAAAAGCAGTTCAACCAGATCTCGGGCGAGGACGGCACGACAGTCTCGTTCCTCGCTGCTGGTGGTGATGGCTGCATCAGTGTTACCGCCAATGTTGCCCCGGCACTCTGTGCGCAGGTGCAGCAGAGCTGGAATGATGGCAACGTGATGGATGCGATGGAACTGCAGGATCGGCTGCTGCCGCTGCATGATTCCCTGTTCTGTGAAAGCAATCCCGTGCCGGTCAAGTTTGCCGCAAGCATATTGGGGCTGATGGGCGAGACCTGCCGCCTGCCTCTGGCCCCGCTGGCCGATGCCAGCCGGGTAAAGGTCAAGGCAGCCCTCGACGCCGTCGGGCTGCTGGACTGA